A stretch of Ranitomeya variabilis isolate aRanVar5 chromosome 3, aRanVar5.hap1, whole genome shotgun sequence DNA encodes these proteins:
- the LOC143817720 gene encoding uncharacterized protein LOC143817720: MKKAVSKARGRGRGAGRGRGDSVPAAGTGDSSAPTFTRQQSFMRSFVSERRTPLLREEQIEAVVGWMAANASTSISATSSQTQSTGEQPSVSSPPAKLPRQTESPGQEPSLLLFSESLGLETGGQPSSIGEMEEEAGCSDAQQLFLSSSEEAGGPVAPVTTSQAASADDDTQVPLTGACSAAETTQEEQLGAEGSVDDEVLDPSWREGQEGGGSSSEEEIPRTAQRGRGRGKTADPAASALAPVRSMSLPKAKKGAPKTCSAWSFFDTVADDICYVRCKVCHQKVKRGKNVSNLNTSNMWKHVSNRHPAELEKHTEELGQPTAAATTSSARVASSSSSHAAGSASSQDRRGRTSGPVVQRPAVIPPAAPLSQSSTHSQPTLQPSVVQAWEKRRPFSSNHPRAQALTAGIAKLLSLEMLSFRLVETDSFRDLMSLAVPQYNVPSRFYFSRQAVPALHKHVEGHIKHALLNAVSSKVHLTTDAWTSQHGQGRYLSLTAHWVNVVEPGELQQWLSRVTGGRVASARSQQRQEFRDAVGIGLGGGGVL; this comes from the coding sequence atgaagaaggcagtgagtaaggcacgtgggcgtgggcgcggagcagggaggggacgtggggattctgtgcctgctgcgggcaccggtgactcatcagcacccacattcaccaggcaacagtcgttcatgcgcagctttgtgtcagagcgccgtacaccgctgctgcgtgaagaacaaattgaagccgttgtcggatggatggcagctaatgcatcaacttcaattagtgccacatcctctcagacacagagcactggagagcagccatctgtctcttcaccacctgccaaattgcccaggcagacagagagcccaggacaggagccgtctctacttctgttctctgaatctcttggcttggaaacagggggccagccaagcagcattggagaaatggaagaagaggcagggtgcagtgatgcccaacagctttttctctcttcctctgaagaggcgggtgggccagtggctccggtcaccacatcgcaggccgcatcagctgatgatgacactcaggtgccacttactggtgcgtgctctgctgctgagactacccaggaggagcagttgggggcagagggtagtgtagatgatgaggtccttgacccatcttggcgtgagggacaggaaggtggtgggagcagctctgaggaagagattccccgtacggcccaaagagggagagggagggggaagactgcggatcctgcagcctccgctttggcacccgttaggagcatgtctcttccaaaagccaaaaagggcgctcccaagacttgcagtgcctggtccttttttgacacagttgcagatgacatttgctatgtcagatgcaaggtgtgtcatcaaaaagtcaaaagagggaaaaatgtcagcaacctcaatacctccaacatgtggaaacatgtgagcaacaggcacccggcggagttagaaaaacacactgaagagctaggccaaccaacagcggcagctaccacctcttcagctcgtgttgcctcttcctctagctcacacgcagctggttcggcttcctcccaggatcgccgtggaagaacctctggccctgttgtccagagacccgctgtaattccacccgcagcaccactttcccagtcatccacacactcccagcccactctacagccatcggtagtacaggcatgggagaaaaggcggcctttctcgtcaaaccacccacgagcacaggctctgactgcaggcattgccaaacttctttcactggaaatgctgtcattcaggctggtggagactgacagcttccgtgacttgatgtcattggcagtcccacagtacaatgtgcccagccgcttttacttcagcaggcaagccgtccctgccctgcacaagcatgtggagggacacataaaacacgcgctactgaacgccgtcagtagcaaggtccacctcaccaccgatgcgtggaccagtcaacatggacaggggcgatacctttccctcactgcccattgggttaatgtcgttgagccgg